Genomic segment of Vibrio celticus:
TCGTCAACCTTTTTCATTTGATGCGTCTGATACTCAATTCACGAAAAATCTCGTATCTTCTTAAAGCTTACGTAAACCGGTTAGGGCTTTCTCTAGCCTTCTTTCCATTGGCGCCGAGATATCCATCTTCTCTTCACTACCTGGGTGTGTGAACTTGATGTTTGCTGCATGTAGGAACAGACGATCAAGACCAACCTTACCCGTGTAAGCGTCAAAACGACGATCACCGTAGCGATCATCCCAAGCAATTGGGTGACCAGTATACTGCGCGTGCACACGAATTTGGTGTGTACGGCCTGTAATTGGACTAGCTTGAATCAACGTCGCTTCTTGGAATTTTTCTAAAACCTTAAAACGGGTTTCAGAAGCTTTACCATTCGGGTTCACTCGTACAATGCTATTCACTTCATTTTTTAACAAAGGTGCGTTGACGACTTTACAGCTGTTTTTCCATTCGCCCATGACTAAAGCGAAGTAGTATTTTTGAACCGTTTTTTCACGGAACTGTGCTTGAAGGTGTCTTAGCGCCGAGCGCTTCTTAGCAACAAGCAAAATGCCAGACGTATCTCTATCGATACGGTGCACTAATTCAAGAAAACGAGCATCAGGGCGAAGCGCACGTAATGCTTCAATCGCGCCAAACTTTAATCCGCTACCACCATGAACAGCAGTGCCAGACGGTTTGTTAAGAATCAGCATGTGATCATCTTCATAGATGATACACTGTTCTAATTCTGAAACCTTGTTGAGTTTCGTGCTCGGCACGTTCTCTTCTGTTTTCTCTTCAATAGTAACCGGAGGGATACGAACTAAATCGCCAGCTTTTAGTTTGTACTCAGCCTTAATGCGTTTTTTATTTACGCGGACTTCGCCTTTACGCACGATTCGGTAAATCATGCTTTTCGGGATGTTTTTTAATTGGTTGCGTAAGAAGTTATCAATACGCTGACCAGCCATATCTTCGTCAATGTCGACAAATTGGACTTGGGTTCTAATTTCGCTCATTGCGCTATTGTATCACTGTCACTTTTGATAATTGAGATTTTCTTAGCCCTATTCCGAACTTATTTATCCCTAATCCTTACCGATCTATCCCAAAATGGTCGTTGAAGTTCTATATTTCTTTGATTCTTCGAACAAAAAAGCACCAAGATTCCTGCAAATTAAAATATCAATTGATAAATTATTTATAGACAGTGAGTTAGAGCTATCAAAACCCAAACAAAAACTGTTTTTTTTACAGCATTCCGACAAAGCAGATTGCTGTGTTTACCGACCGCTGCTATAGTTCACAGCTGCTATCAGTGGTTTGACTATTATTTAAACAGCCAACCATTCATAAGCAAGTAAATGAGTAGATAACTCAGATTAGACAGTGCTGCAATCGGCGTAAGACACGGTCAACTGAGTTCCTTATCGCTCTACTCACGTACACTCATGTTGAGTATTCACCGCCACATCGCGGATCATAGGCTAACTCCCTATGATGACTGACGTGCCCCAGAGCATCCCTCTCCAGCCGGGAGGCTGCACCGATAAAGCCATGGGATCTGGCACCATGAGAAACGAAATAAAGCGATAAGAACAATGATGAAAATAAGAAAAGACAATGAGAATTTCTAAATGAAAAGAATGTTAATTAACGCAACTCAAAAAGAAGAGTTGCGTGTCGCTTTGGTTGACGGCCAGCGACTGTTCGATCTAGATATCGAAAGTCCAGGTCACGAGTCAAAGAAAGCGAATATCTACAAAGGACGTATTACCCGTATTGAGCCAAGCCTAGAAGCGGCATTCGTTGATTACGGCGCAGAACGTCACGGTTTCCTCCCTCTTAAAGAAATTGCCCGCGAATACTTCCCTGAAGGTTATACATACCAAGGCCGTCCTAGCATTAAAGAAGTGCTAAAAGAAGGCCAAGAAGTAATCGTACAAGTAGAGAAAGAAGAACGTGGTAGCAAAGGTGCTGCACTGACAACTTTCATCTCTTTAGCTGGTAGTTACTTAGTTCTTATGCCTAATAACCCTCGTGCTGGCGGTATTTCTCGTCGTATCGAAGGTGATGAACGCACTCAACTGAAAGCAGCATTAAGCACTCTTGAGCTTCCTCAAGGCATGGGCTTAATCGTGCGTACAGCGGGTGTTGGCAAAAGCGCAGAAGAGCTAGAGTGGGACCTGAATGTTCTATTGAATCATTGGGGCGCTATCAAGCAAGCTTCTGATTCAAATGCAGCTCCTTTCCTAATTCATCAAGAGAGTAACGTTATTGTTCGCGCAATTCGTGACTACCTACGTCGTGATATTGGCGAGATTCTAATCGACAGCAATACTATTTTTGAACGTGCACAAGCGCACATTCAATTAATACGCCCAGATTTCATGAATCGCGTTAAAAAATACGATGGTGAAGTGCCACTATTCAGCCATTACCAGATTGAAAGCCAGATCGAATCTGCTTTCCAACGTGAAGTTCGTCTTCCATCTGGTGGTTCTATCGTAATCGACCCAACAGAAGCACTGACTTCTATCGATATCAACTCTGCTCGTGCAACAAAGGGCGGCGATATTGAAGAAACAGCACTGAACACTAACCTAGAAGCTGCCGATGAAATTGCACGTCAATTACGTCTACGTGACCTAGGTGGTCTTGTTGTAATCGACTTTATCGATATGACTCCGGTTCGCCACCAACGCGAAGTAGAAAGCCGTCTACGTGATGCCGTTCGTTTAGATCGCGCACGTGTTCAGATTGGTCGTATTTCTCGCTTTGGTCTTCTAGAGATGTCTCGTCAACGTTTGAGCCCATCACTAGCAGAAGCAAGCCACCACATTTGTCCTCGTTGTACAGGTACTGGTGTTGTTCGTGATAACGAATCTCTAGCACTTTCTGTTCTACGTTTGATTGAAGAAGAAGCTCTAAAAGACAACACAGCACAAGTGCTTGCTGTTGTGCCTGTTCCAATCGCTTCTTACCTTCTGAACGAAAAACGACGCTCAGTAAACCACATCGAGAAGAACCAAGAAGTTAAGATCACTGTTGTTCCTAACTCAGACATGGAAACGCCGCATTTTGAGGTTATCCGTGTTCGTGAAGGTGAAGAGTTCGATCTACTATCTTACTTGCTGCCTAACAAGCTAGAAGCTCTAAAAGAAGCGGAAAGCAAAGAGCCTGCTGAACAGACTATTCGTCCTAAGAAGATCGAAGAACCTGCTCTGAAAGGCTTCGCAGCTCCTGCTCAATCAGCACCAACTCCTGCTCCAGCACCTAAAGCTGTAGAAGAGAAGAAAGCTGAACCAGCCGCGACTCAAGAACCAGGCCTAATTGGTCGTTTCTTCAAAGCTATCGGTAGCTTCTTATTTGGCTCTTCAACTCAAGAAGAGAAAAAAGAAGAAGAGAAGAAAGAAGAAGAAAAACCTAAAAACAATCGCAACAACGGCAACCGTCAACGCCGTGATCGTAACGATAACCGTCGTCGTAACCAACGTGGTGAGCGTGGCGAACAGCGTAACGACCGTGGTGAACGTGGCGACAATCGTAACGAAAACCGTGACAACAAACGCCGTCGTAAGCCAGCTCGTGATGAGAAGCCTGAAGAGCAAAAAGAAGCAGCTCCACAGCAAACTCGTCAGCCTCGCAAGCCTAAGCAAGACCGTCGCAACAAGCCACGTGATGAGCAGAAGCAACGCGAAGAGCAAGCACCATCTAAATTAGCAGAAGAAGGTCTACAGCTAGCGGCAGAAGCACAAGCTGGAAAACCGGAAGTGCCTAAGGCTAAGCCTGAAGCGAAAGCAGCTAAGATTAAAGAGCGTCGTCAGCGTCGTAAACTGAACAAGCAAGTTCGTGTTAAAGACCAGCAAGCTCAAGCTGAAGATAATGCTTCAAAAGAGCAAGTTGCAGCTAAAGAACTATCTGTTTCAAAAGAACAGTCAGTAGCTCAAGAGCAAAAAGTTGCGGAACAAGTAGAAGCGACTCAAGCGAATGCAAAGCAAACTGAACAGGAAGAGCCGAAACAACGTCGTAACCGTCGTTCTCCACGTCACCTACGTGCAAGTGGTCAACGTCGTCGTCGCGGTCGTGATCGTCGCCCTAACCCATTCCGCCTACGTAAAGGTGGTGTAGCTTCTCCAGAGATGGCTATGGGTAAAGTGATGCCTCGCTTCATTCCAAAACCTCACCACAAGCAGGCAAAACCTGAAGTGGCTGAAGTTCAAGTAGCAGCTGAAGCTCAAACATCGGTTCAAGAGCAGAATGTTGCTCTTGAGACGGCAGCACAAAGCAACGTAGCAATGGCTGGCGGCTTCGCATGTCCTGAACTAGCTATGGGCAAAGTGATTATCCGTCGCGAAGAAGCTGCTGTTGAAGCTCAGGTAGCTGAGACTCCTGCAGTCGTTGAAGAAGCACCAGTGGTTGTTGAAACCGCGAAAGTTGAAGCTCCAGTGATTGCAGAAGCGACGAAAGTTGAAGCGCCTGTTGTAGCAGAAGCTGTGCAAGCAGAAGCAACACCAGTTGTTGAAGCTGAAGCGCCTAAAGCTGAAAGTGCAAAAGTTGAAGAAGCACCTGTTGTTAAAGCAGAAGCTCCTAAAGCGGCACCAAAGGCAGCTGTTGCTAAGAAGCAAGCCGGTTCACCAATGACTAAAGCTCCTGGTCCTCAAGAGATCAAAGAGATTGAAGTGATTGCAGCTCCGTTCCGCACTGAACGTTTTGTATCGAAAGGTGCAGGCAGTCAGGCAGCGTCGAAC
This window contains:
- the rluC gene encoding 23S rRNA pseudouridine(955/2504/2580) synthase RluC — protein: MSEIRTQVQFVDIDEDMAGQRIDNFLRNQLKNIPKSMIYRIVRKGEVRVNKKRIKAEYKLKAGDLVRIPPVTIEEKTEENVPSTKLNKVSELEQCIIYEDDHMLILNKPSGTAVHGGSGLKFGAIEALRALRPDARFLELVHRIDRDTSGILLVAKKRSALRHLQAQFREKTVQKYYFALVMGEWKNSCKVVNAPLLKNEVNSIVRVNPNGKASETRFKVLEKFQEATLIQASPITGRTHQIRVHAQYTGHPIAWDDRYGDRRFDAYTGKVGLDRLFLHAANIKFTHPGSEEKMDISAPMERRLEKALTGLRKL
- the rne gene encoding ribonuclease E, with translation MKRMLINATQKEELRVALVDGQRLFDLDIESPGHESKKANIYKGRITRIEPSLEAAFVDYGAERHGFLPLKEIAREYFPEGYTYQGRPSIKEVLKEGQEVIVQVEKEERGSKGAALTTFISLAGSYLVLMPNNPRAGGISRRIEGDERTQLKAALSTLELPQGMGLIVRTAGVGKSAEELEWDLNVLLNHWGAIKQASDSNAAPFLIHQESNVIVRAIRDYLRRDIGEILIDSNTIFERAQAHIQLIRPDFMNRVKKYDGEVPLFSHYQIESQIESAFQREVRLPSGGSIVIDPTEALTSIDINSARATKGGDIEETALNTNLEAADEIARQLRLRDLGGLVVIDFIDMTPVRHQREVESRLRDAVRLDRARVQIGRISRFGLLEMSRQRLSPSLAEASHHICPRCTGTGVVRDNESLALSVLRLIEEEALKDNTAQVLAVVPVPIASYLLNEKRRSVNHIEKNQEVKITVVPNSDMETPHFEVIRVREGEEFDLLSYLLPNKLEALKEAESKEPAEQTIRPKKIEEPALKGFAAPAQSAPTPAPAPKAVEEKKAEPAATQEPGLIGRFFKAIGSFLFGSSTQEEKKEEEKKEEEKPKNNRNNGNRQRRDRNDNRRRNQRGERGEQRNDRGERGDNRNENRDNKRRRKPARDEKPEEQKEAAPQQTRQPRKPKQDRRNKPRDEQKQREEQAPSKLAEEGLQLAAEAQAGKPEVPKAKPEAKAAKIKERRQRRKLNKQVRVKDQQAQAEDNASKEQVAAKELSVSKEQSVAQEQKVAEQVEATQANAKQTEQEEPKQRRNRRSPRHLRASGQRRRRGRDRRPNPFRLRKGGVASPEMAMGKVMPRFIPKPHHKQAKPEVAEVQVAAEAQTSVQEQNVALETAAQSNVAMAGGFACPELAMGKVIIRREEAAVEAQVAETPAVVEEAPVVVETAKVEAPVIAEATKVEAPVVAEAVQAEATPVVEAEAPKAESAKVEEAPVVKAEAPKAAPKAAVAKKQAGSPMTKAPGPQEIKEIEVIAAPFRTERFVSKGAGSQAASNKAGAAMTKPNY